The Lycium barbarum isolate Lr01 chromosome 12, ASM1917538v2, whole genome shotgun sequence genome includes a region encoding these proteins:
- the LOC132624388 gene encoding protein MAIN-LIKE 2-like encodes MDRPKVTVHPGPENYDLLILQHEHRSQAVWDGKLIGNNACLTIRRADHEFWNHVRQYPLHNRILNYFERCGFGGVLAVGNVQYDEGIITALIERWRLETHTFHMQTGECTITLQDVEVLYGIPVDGHPLVQRNVKNITKSRWQELMYDLTGWLLGEEAIIGNSLLVITQLSNHLETLIANNDIIDEHTDEAEVQKRVRLYLLWLIGGNIFPDNTGSKFCLHFLLDIIDLDAIGGKAWGAAALLTQVCYG; translated from the coding sequence ATGGATCGCCCCAAAGTCACTGTACATCCAGGTCCAGAAAACTATGATTTATTAATACTCCAGCATGAGCATCGATCCCAGGCTGTGTGGGATGGAAAATTGATTGGAAATAACGCGTGTTTAACTATACGTCGTGCGGATCATGAATTCTGGAATCACGTGAGGCAATACCCTTTACATAATCGCATCCTTAATTACTTTGAGAGGTGTGGATTTGGGGGAGTTTTAGCAGTAGGTAATGTGCAGTATGATGAAGgaatcatcactgcacttattgaGAGATGGCGTCTAGAGACGCATACATTTCATATGCAGACTGGCGAATGTACCATCACACTGCAGGATGTCGAGGTGTTATATGGCATTCCCGTGGATGGCCACCCGTTGGTGCAGAGaaatgttaaaaatataactaaatCAAGGTGGCAGGAATTGATGTACGACCTTACTGGTTGGTTGCTCGGAGAAGAAGCAATTATAGGTAATAGCTTGTTGGTAATAACACAATTATCTAATCATTTGGAAACCTTGATTGCCaataatgatattattgatgaacaCACTGATGAGGCTGAGGTACAAAAGAGAGTCAGGTTGTACCTGCTTTGGTTGATTGGTGGCAATATATTCCCTGATAATACTGGTTCAAAGTTTTGTTTACACTTTTTGCTTGACATAATAGACCTTGATGCAATAGGCGGGAAAGCTTGGGGAGCAGCAGCATTATTAACccaagtttgttatggttag